GGGAACACACCCTGCCGCCAAGCGATCAAATTCACGATCGCCCGATGACTGACCGCCACACCCTTCGGACGACCCGTCGTCCCCGACGTGAAAATCACGTACGCCGTATCCAACTCCGACACCGCACGCGACAACACCGGCACCACCGCACCATTCACCAAAGCC
The nucleotide sequence above comes from Kineosporia sp. NBRC 101731. Encoded proteins:
- a CDS encoding AMP-binding protein; this translates as ALVNGAVVPVLSRAVSELDTAYVIFTSGTTGRPKGVAVSHRAIVNLIAWRQGVFPLGVGDRLLQKSSAGFDVSVPEFFWPLTVGATVRLI